One Mangrovimonas cancribranchiae DNA segment encodes these proteins:
- the recO gene encoding DNA repair protein RecO, which produces MQASTRAIVLSKIKYRDSDLIVKCYTETFGTVNYIIRGVFKSRKGHQKAAYFQLLSQLNLEVVHKNTSSLQSVKDMKVDHVYSSIHTNVLKSSIVMFLSEILSQVLKEEEKNATLYSFIEHAMLWLDTEHKFSNFHLFFLLKLTKHLGFYPDTSNLSANYFNLVEGEFQNNPNKFAVSGNNLMILKSMLGIGFEGLNNIKMDALQRQNFLNVLLMYYELHIEGFKKPKSLSVLHQVFN; this is translated from the coding sequence ATGCAAGCCTCTACTCGTGCCATTGTTTTATCAAAAATTAAATACAGAGATAGCGATTTAATTGTAAAATGCTATACCGAAACATTTGGAACAGTAAATTATATTATAAGAGGCGTTTTTAAATCTAGAAAAGGACATCAAAAAGCCGCTTATTTCCAGTTATTGTCTCAGCTAAACCTGGAAGTTGTTCATAAAAACACCTCATCTTTACAGTCTGTAAAAGACATGAAAGTAGATCATGTTTATTCCAGCATTCATACCAATGTGTTAAAAAGCTCTATTGTCATGTTTCTTTCCGAAATTTTAAGCCAAGTTCTTAAAGAAGAAGAAAAAAACGCAACATTATACAGTTTTATAGAACATGCAATGTTATGGTTGGATACAGAACATAAATTTTCAAACTTTCATTTATTTTTCTTATTAAAACTAACCAAGCATTTAGGGTTTTATCCAGATACCTCAAACTTGTCTGCTAATTACTTTAATTTAGTAGAAGGCGAATTTCAAAACAATCCTAATAAATTTGCTGTTTCTGGAAATAATTTAATGATTTTAAAATCTATGTTAGGCATAGGTTTTGAGGGATTAAATAATATAAAAATGGATGCTTTACAAAGACAAAACTTTTTAAATGTCCTTTTAATGTATTACGAATTACACATAGAAGGCTTTAAAAAACCAAAATCTTTAAGTGTATTACACCAAGTATTTAACTAA
- a CDS encoding DUF3298 domain-containing protein → MIKRLAFLSLLALLTFSCEEDISITFEGSIISPKTTADIDILYPKAKENHTVAKQINNKIEHYIAQQINFKDTSNTLSIKEVISKFDNELKQFKADFPETPQEWEVNIEGEVLLQTPEIICIGMSSYMYTGGAHGNDRIDFLNFDTETGKLMAIADLITNIDGFSKLVETHLKKEIETNKNDTIENYFFGQGFTLPESFGFNDIGVIILYNQYEIASYAQGITEFVIPYNEAEPFLKIMPL, encoded by the coding sequence ATGATAAAAAGACTCGCTTTTTTAAGTCTGTTAGCACTTCTTACGTTTTCCTGTGAAGAAGATATTTCCATTACTTTTGAAGGATCTATTATCTCTCCAAAAACCACAGCCGATATTGACATTTTATACCCAAAAGCAAAAGAAAATCATACTGTTGCAAAACAAATCAATAATAAAATAGAGCACTATATTGCACAACAAATTAATTTTAAAGATACGTCTAACACCCTTTCTATAAAAGAGGTTATTTCTAAATTTGATAATGAATTAAAACAGTTTAAAGCAGATTTCCCAGAAACACCACAAGAATGGGAAGTGAATATTGAAGGCGAAGTTTTATTACAAACACCAGAAATTATTTGCATTGGCATGAGCTCTTATATGTATACTGGTGGCGCCCACGGAAACGACAGAATAGACTTTTTAAATTTTGATACAGAAACGGGAAAATTAATGGCTATAGCAGATCTTATCACTAATATAGATGGATTTAGTAAATTAGTTGAAACCCACCTAAAAAAAGAAATTGAAACCAATAAAAACGACACTATTGAAAATTACTTCTTTGGGCAAGGTTTTACACTTCCAGAATCTTTTGGATTTAATGATATAGGTGTTATTATTTTGTATAATCAATATGAAATAGCCTCTTACGCACAAGGTATTACAGAGTTTGTTATTCCTTATAACGAAGCTGAACCTTTTTTAAAAATAATGCCCTTATAA
- a CDS encoding two-component regulator propeller domain-containing protein, giving the protein MKRKILVIVITLFATLMQSQDYSALWEGHYSYLNIKDTSRSENKIYAAAENAIFTYDVNTFEIEKISTINGLSGENISTIHYSQNYGLLLIGYDNGLIEIVIDGEVNVLTVVDILDKPTIPPTNKRINHFNEYNGVVYIATDFGISVYDLARLEFGDTYYIGNNGAQIRVEQTTVHDDYIYAACFDGNGLKQALVASDNLIDSQEWSMIAGGNFVSVQEHLDNVFAIRGNRRVYRIENGTLNQLTILNAPILDVKSNDDYFLITTQNDVYVYDVNFNLILNATFNEELNTSFTSASFHSGFLYIGTENHGILKTALIDGVIFEEIHPDGPLLNNSFAIEASANNLWVTFGDYTLTYLPSPLRNRGISHLTGDDWVNIPSNSVLGARNLNKIAVNPFNNNQAYISSFHDGLLEVVNNSPTVLFNEDNSGLESLVIESSPNYKSIRVSASKFDSNGVLWTMTGRVARPLKSYDPTTGQWQGYDFTELIPDALGGEWGYSDIEIDNNGTKWIGGYNYGLIGFNNNNGVQLKSLNSEEDNMSNAFVTSLALDNNNRIWVGTFSGLRVLYNTSNFFNEDVQVEEIIILDANGQPAELLYQQAISDIEVDGANNKWVGVTGSGLFYFSPDGQETIFHFTKDNSPLPSNNVIDVSIDDTSGKVYIATDKGLLAYGSGSSGTEEDFEEAFVYPNPIRPDFNMAEKKVKLRGLPENVNIKITDIEGNLVAEAQSNVNLRYKGYHLEIDGGSAFWDGKNLANNTVASGVYLVMLTDLDSLETKVLKLMVIR; this is encoded by the coding sequence ATGAAACGTAAAATTCTAGTAATTGTTATAACACTTTTCGCAACATTAATGCAGTCTCAAGACTATTCTGCACTTTGGGAAGGGCATTATTCATATTTAAATATTAAAGATACTTCTAGAAGCGAAAATAAAATTTATGCAGCAGCTGAAAACGCTATTTTTACTTATGATGTTAATACGTTTGAAATTGAAAAAATATCGACTATAAATGGACTTTCAGGAGAAAACATTTCTACAATTCACTACAGTCAAAATTATGGACTGTTATTAATCGGTTACGATAATGGCTTGATAGAAATTGTTATCGATGGAGAGGTAAATGTTTTAACGGTAGTAGATATTTTAGATAAACCTACAATACCACCTACAAATAAGCGTATTAATCATTTTAATGAGTACAATGGAGTTGTTTATATTGCTACCGATTTTGGAATATCGGTTTACGATTTAGCTCGTTTAGAATTTGGAGACACCTATTACATAGGCAACAATGGCGCTCAAATACGTGTAGAACAAACCACTGTCCATGACGATTATATTTATGCGGCATGTTTTGATGGTAATGGCCTTAAACAAGCCTTAGTTGCGAGCGATAATTTAATAGATTCTCAAGAATGGAGTATGATTGCTGGAGGAAATTTTGTAAGCGTACAAGAACATTTAGATAATGTATTTGCGATAAGAGGAAATAGAAGAGTATATAGAATTGAAAACGGAACTTTAAATCAGTTAACCATTTTAAACGCCCCTATTTTAGATGTCAAATCAAACGATGATTATTTCTTAATAACAACCCAAAATGATGTGTATGTTTACGATGTAAACTTCAATTTAATACTTAACGCAACATTTAACGAAGAGTTAAATACAAGTTTTACATCAGCAAGTTTTCATTCAGGGTTTTTATATATAGGAACAGAAAATCACGGTATTTTAAAAACAGCTTTAATTGATGGCGTTATCTTTGAAGAAATCCATCCTGATGGCCCACTATTAAATAACTCCTTTGCAATAGAAGCTTCAGCGAATAACCTTTGGGTAACTTTTGGCGATTATACACTAACTTATCTTCCCTCTCCTTTAAGAAATAGAGGTATAAGTCATTTAACAGGAGATGATTGGGTAAACATTCCTTCTAATAGTGTTTTAGGAGCAAGAAACCTTAACAAAATAGCAGTAAACCCTTTTAATAACAACCAAGCTTATATAAGTTCGTTTCATGATGGATTATTAGAAGTAGTAAACAACTCGCCAACTGTTTTATTTAATGAAGACAATAGTGGTTTGGAGTCTTTAGTTATAGAGTCTTCTCCTAATTATAAAAGTATTCGCGTAAGTGCATCAAAGTTTGATTCTAATGGTGTATTATGGACAATGACAGGACGTGTTGCAAGACCTTTAAAATCTTATGACCCAACAACCGGTCAATGGCAAGGCTACGACTTTACCGAACTAATCCCAGATGCTTTAGGTGGAGAATGGGGATATAGCGATATAGAAATAGATAATAATGGAACGAAATGGATAGGCGGATATAATTATGGATTAATAGGATTTAATAATAATAATGGGGTACAATTAAAAAGTTTAAACTCTGAAGAGGATAACATGTCTAATGCGTTTGTAACAAGTTTAGCGTTAGATAACAATAATCGTATTTGGGTAGGAACGTTTAGTGGGTTAAGAGTGCTTTACAATACCAGTAATTTTTTTAATGAAGATGTTCAAGTAGAAGAGATTATAATTCTTGATGCTAATGGGCAACCTGCAGAGCTATTATACCAACAAGCTATTTCCGATATTGAAGTTGATGGCGCCAATAACAAATGGGTAGGCGTTACAGGTTCGGGGTTGTTTTACTTTTCTCCAGATGGACAAGAAACCATTTTTCACTTCACAAAAGATAACTCTCCATTGCCATCAAACAATGTTATTGATGTTTCTATAGATGATACTAGCGGTAAAGTGTATATCGCTACCGACAAAGGTTTGTTAGCTTATGGGTCTGGAAGCTCTGGCACCGAAGAAGATTTTGAAGAAGCGTTTGTTTACCCTAATCCTATAAGGCCAGATTTTAATATGGCAGAAAAGAAAGTAAAGCTTAGAGGGTTGCCAGAAAATGTTAATATAAAAATTACCGATATAGAGGGTAATCTGGTAGCCGAAGCCCAATCAAATGTTAATTTAAGATACAAAGGCTACCATTTAGAAATTGATGGCGGCTCTGCTTTTTGGGATGGGAAAAATTTAGCAAATAACACCGTTGCATCAGGGGTGTATTTAGTCATGTTAACCGATTTAGACTCTCTAGAAACAAAAGTCTTAAAATTAATGGTAATTAGATAA
- the gdhA gene encoding NADP-specific glutamate dehydrogenase has protein sequence MRDKVEAFLEQVKVRNGHEPEFLQAVEEVAETVIPYIVKHDIYFGKNILLRMVEPERVISFRVCWVDDAGEIQVNRGYRIQMNSAIGPYKGGLRFHPTVNLSILKFLAFEQVFKNSLTTLPMGGGKGGSDFDPKGKSDGEIRRFCHAFMSELFRHIGPNTDIPAGDIGVGAREIGYLFGMYKKIRNEFTGVLTGKGLSWGGSLIRPEATGYGNVYFANSMLNTKGDSFNGKNVVISGSGNVAQFAAEKVIQLGGVVLTMSDSSGFIYDKDGIDEEKLAHIMYLKNDKRARIHEYLEKYPNAEFHKGETPWGVKCDIALPCATQNELHEEDAKKLVENGCICVSEGANMPSTKGAIEVFHNAKIFFAPGKASNAGGVATSGLEMTQNSLRFNWTREEVDKKLQEIMEDIHKSCIDFGTEEDGYVNYVKGANIAGFVKVADAMLAQGVI, from the coding sequence ATGAGAGATAAAGTAGAAGCATTTTTAGAACAGGTAAAGGTCAGAAATGGGCACGAACCTGAGTTTTTACAAGCCGTTGAGGAAGTTGCAGAAACTGTAATACCTTACATAGTAAAGCATGACATTTATTTTGGTAAAAATATTCTTTTAAGAATGGTTGAGCCAGAACGTGTTATATCTTTTAGAGTTTGTTGGGTAGACGATGCAGGAGAAATACAAGTTAATAGAGGGTATAGAATTCAAATGAATTCTGCTATTGGGCCATATAAAGGTGGTTTAAGGTTTCATCCAACGGTTAACTTAAGTATTTTAAAGTTTTTAGCGTTCGAGCAAGTGTTTAAAAACAGTTTAACCACGCTACCAATGGGTGGCGGAAAAGGTGGTAGTGACTTTGATCCTAAAGGAAAAAGTGATGGCGAAATAAGACGTTTTTGCCACGCCTTCATGTCGGAACTATTTAGACACATAGGTCCAAATACCGATATTCCTGCAGGAGATATAGGAGTAGGTGCTCGCGAAATAGGGTATCTATTTGGAATGTATAAAAAAATTAGAAATGAATTTACAGGAGTGCTTACAGGAAAAGGATTGTCTTGGGGAGGCTCTTTAATTAGACCAGAAGCCACAGGTTATGGTAATGTGTATTTTGCTAACAGTATGCTAAATACAAAAGGCGATTCTTTTAATGGTAAAAATGTAGTGATTTCTGGTTCTGGTAATGTAGCGCAGTTTGCTGCAGAGAAAGTTATTCAATTAGGAGGAGTCGTTTTAACCATGTCAGATTCATCAGGATTTATTTATGACAAGGATGGTATTGATGAGGAGAAACTTGCACATATCATGTACCTTAAAAATGATAAAAGAGCTAGAATACATGAGTATTTAGAAAAATATCCAAATGCCGAATTCCACAAAGGAGAAACGCCTTGGGGTGTTAAGTGTGATATAGCACTTCCTTGTGCAACACAAAACGAATTACACGAAGAAGATGCAAAAAAATTAGTAGAAAATGGATGTATATGTGTTAGTGAAGGTGCTAATATGCCATCTACAAAAGGCGCTATAGAAGTGTTCCATAATGCCAAAATATTTTTTGCGCCAGGAAAAGCATCAAATGCTGGTGGTGTAGCAACTTCAGGTCTTGAAATGACTCAAAATTCATTGCGCTTTAACTGGACAAGAGAAGAAGTAGATAAAAAATTACAAGAAATTATGGAAGATATTCATAAATCTTGTATTGACTTTGGTACAGAAGAAGATGGTTATGTAAACTATGTAAAAGGAGCCAATATAGCAGGATTTGTAAAAGTAGCAGATGCTATGTTAGCACAAGGCGTTATATAA
- a CDS encoding THC0290_0291 family protein produces MLNLKYLSALALFVSGIQLGFSQLGFSHEIGAIVGPVQFRSDYGIRNNEETNFGNTGIGVGIIHYINFSYRADCNCYSTDTYFNDHFKLRSEISWNKTKLKHYGRWVAPDRTSDNADKLRAHTGEAQNFDIGMQLEYFPLSIRSFQAFSYRFAPFVSLGAHYTSSRPKAQTTYGSGNVMDESSIYSYWYEDESQLPALAPGELREYPINTEATDAWSVVASVGVRYKLTKLSDLMLDLRWQYYFSDWIDGFNHQLDYNKHNDWLVWLNFGYIYYLD; encoded by the coding sequence ATGCTGAATTTAAAATATTTATCCGCCTTAGCCCTGTTTGTAAGCGGAATTCAATTAGGGTTTTCCCAATTGGGATTTTCTCATGAAATTGGAGCTATTGTAGGTCCTGTACAATTTAGATCGGATTACGGTATCCGTAATAATGAAGAAACAAACTTTGGCAATACAGGCATAGGTGTCGGCATTATTCATTATATAAATTTCTCTTATAGAGCAGATTGTAATTGTTACTCGACCGACACGTATTTTAACGATCATTTTAAATTAAGAAGTGAAATTTCTTGGAATAAAACAAAACTTAAGCACTATGGGCGTTGGGTTGCTCCAGACAGAACAAGTGATAATGCAGATAAGTTAAGAGCACATACAGGAGAAGCTCAAAATTTTGATATTGGTATGCAACTTGAATACTTCCCGTTAAGTATTAGATCATTCCAAGCATTTAGTTACCGTTTTGCGCCTTTTGTTAGTTTAGGAGCTCACTACACCTCTTCTAGACCTAAAGCACAAACCACTTATGGTAGCGGAAACGTTATGGATGAATCTTCGATTTATTCTTATTGGTATGAAGACGAGTCTCAATTACCTGCTTTAGCTCCTGGCGAATTAAGAGAGTATCCTATTAATACTGAAGCAACCGATGCTTGGTCTGTTGTAGCTAGTGTTGGAGTAAGGTATAAACTTACCAAGTTGTCCGATTTAATGTTAGATTTACGTTGGCAATATTACTTTAGCGATTGGATTGATGGGTTTAACCATCAACTAGATTACAACAAACATAACGATTGGTTAGTGTGGCTAAATTTTGGATATATTTATTATTTAGATTAG
- a CDS encoding arsenate reductase family protein: MTFFYLKTCNTCTRIINELNLPSNVVMQDIKSEPITVKQLDEMHKLAGSYEALFSKRAKLYKEMGLKDQTLTEKDFKHYILEHYTFLKRPVLLLENQIFIGNSKKTVEAAKQAISNM, from the coding sequence ATGACATTTTTTTACTTAAAAACATGTAATACGTGTACAAGAATTATTAACGAGTTAAATCTACCTAGTAATGTTGTTATGCAAGACATCAAATCGGAACCAATTACCGTAAAACAACTTGACGAAATGCATAAACTAGCTGGTAGTTACGAAGCACTATTTAGTAAACGTGCCAAGTTGTACAAAGAGATGGGGTTAAAAGACCAAACGCTAACCGAAAAAGATTTTAAGCACTACATTTTAGAGCACTATACCTTTTTAAAACGTCCTGTATTACTTCTTGAAAATCAAATTTTTATTGGCAACAGTAAAAAAACCGTCGAAGCTGCTAAACAAGCTATAAGCAATATGTAA
- a CDS encoding cystathionine gamma-synthase, with protein MKFNTKTIHGGQEHDKAYGAVMPPIYQTSTYAQSTPGGHKGFEYSRSQNPTRSALENALASIENGNFGLAFGSGLAAIDAVMKLLNPGDEVISTNDLYGGSYRLFTSIFERFGIKFHFVGMENATNIENYVNDNTKLIWVETPTNPMMNIIDIKAAANIAKKHDLILTVDNTFATPYLQQPLDLGADIVMHSATKYLGGHSDVVMGALVVKDKELADKLYFIQNASGAVCGPQDSFLVLRGIKTLHIRMQRHCENGRAVAEYLNNHPKIENVYWPGFESHPNHNIAKSQMSDFGGMVSFTTKGNSYEDAIKIVENLKVFTLAESLGGVESLAGHPASMTHASIPKEEREKTGVVDSLIRLSVGIEDEADLLEDLKQAIG; from the coding sequence ATGAAATTTAACACAAAAACGATACACGGAGGTCAAGAACATGATAAAGCTTACGGTGCAGTAATGCCTCCAATTTATCAAACATCAACCTATGCGCAGTCTACTCCTGGAGGACACAAAGGATTTGAATACTCTAGGTCGCAAAACCCAACAAGATCGGCTTTAGAAAATGCTTTAGCAAGTATAGAAAATGGGAATTTTGGTTTAGCATTTGGGTCTGGTTTAGCTGCTATTGATGCCGTAATGAAACTCTTAAATCCTGGCGATGAGGTTATCTCGACAAACGACTTGTACGGTGGAAGTTATAGATTGTTTACAAGTATTTTTGAACGTTTTGGTATTAAGTTTCATTTTGTAGGCATGGAAAATGCTACAAATATTGAAAACTATGTAAATGATAATACAAAACTAATTTGGGTTGAAACGCCAACGAACCCAATGATGAATATTATTGACATTAAAGCAGCTGCTAACATTGCTAAAAAACACGATTTAATTTTAACAGTAGATAACACTTTTGCCACCCCGTATTTACAACAACCATTAGATTTAGGAGCTGATATAGTAATGCATTCTGCTACAAAATATTTAGGCGGTCATAGCGATGTCGTTATGGGTGCTTTGGTTGTAAAAGATAAAGAGCTTGCAGATAAGTTGTATTTTATCCAAAATGCTAGTGGTGCAGTTTGTGGGCCACAAGATAGTTTTTTAGTACTTCGCGGTATAAAAACACTTCATATTCGTATGCAGCGTCACTGCGAAAATGGTCGTGCTGTAGCCGAGTACTTGAATAATCACCCAAAAATTGAAAATGTTTATTGGCCAGGTTTTGAAAGTCATCCTAATCATAATATCGCAAAATCTCAAATGAGCGATTTTGGAGGTATGGTTTCTTTTACTACAAAAGGGAATAGTTACGAAGATGCAATTAAAATAGTTGAAAATTTAAAAGTGTTTACTCTAGCCGAATCTCTTGGAGGAGTAGAGTCTTTAGCAGGCCATCCAGCAAGTATGACACACGCTAGTATACCAAAAGAAGAACGTGAAAAAACAGGCGTGGTAGATTCGTTAATAAGATTAAGTGTTGGTATAGAAGATGAAGCCGATTTACTTGAAGATTTAAAACAAGCTATAGGATAA